In the genome of Daucus carota subsp. sativus chromosome 9, DH1 v3.0, whole genome shotgun sequence, the window tgacatcTGCAGCAGAAACAATCACAGATAGTCTTCGCCGTACTCGTCAGCTTATGGTTCAGGTTAACTTCAAGACAGTCATTTTATATGTGttgtatttattataaattttgtatttgcTCTCTTCACATGACAGTTTTTTagttaattaactaaatatGACGGATCTGTTGTATATTTACAGGAGGTTGAAAGAAGTGGAAGCACACTGATGGCATTTGGTAAATATAATTTACCTGCTGCACAttgtaaaaaaatgttgaaatatAATTACCTGCTGCACATTTTTGAACACAAGTTTCCCAGTCACAAGCATGAACTCTGCAATTGAGCATTGAATAAGTAAACATGCATACTTAAAATTTTGCTAAAAATCATTTTCCTGGTGAGATTATTGTGAATGATCATTAGAGGAAGACGCGTCAGAATGCTTACTACCAACAGTGCCTTGGATTTTCTGATTATTTGTAGCAACATTGGGATGGAGCTAATTCACAGTGATATTGACTCCCTCCTAACGATGATGACGAATAATTTAAGATTACAAAAAATGGGAGCAAATCAGGGCATATACTTTACGTATAAAACACTGACAATTTATAAAGAATATAACATGGGTAGCTGATATATTGTGGCAAGATCAAGATTTTAAGTTGTAACTTGTACTATACCTTTAAGCGCGTTGAAAGCTCAACAATGTGCAACATGGGCAAGTGTCGTTCTTACCCTTTCCTCCATTAGATAATTTAAGACTGGGTacaaacaagaaacatttaCATGTACTAGAATGTacatttttatgaaattttaatgtATGGAATTTCAATATTGCAGAGGAGTCAACTGGGGTACTAAAAAAGGCAGAAAGTGAATACAAGGGGCATCGGTCATTGCTAATGCGGACCCGGAATCTGCTGTCCACTATGCAGCGGCAAGATGTGCTTGACAGGTAAAAGCAAAATTAATCtcatgtaatatatatgttagttgttataatttcaaGTCTGAGCATTGTTctctgaccaaaaaaaaaagtctgaGCATGGTTCTGTAATCTGCAGGGTGATTCTTGCACTCGGATTTCTCTTCTTTTCCCTGGCTGTCCTGTATGTTGTTTCAAAACGTATTGGGATACTGAAGTTGCAAAGAACAGTTACTGCTGCCATTAGATCTGGTATGGCTGGTCAGGCAAATATTTTACAGAGGCCTGGAGGAGATGGATTACAGCCCCCTCATGTGCATCGCAATGCAGTTCCAGATCCAGGGATAGAAGTAGCATTAGGGCAACCTATGCACGATGAACTTTGAACTCATTCTGTGGATGTATATTCTTACCTGTAGCCACCAGTAACCAGTTTAATTATAGGCTTTTGTCAGTAATGGAAAAATCCCCGACTGATCCTGGTCTGGACAATGATGGATAGCATTGATGTCTTTTTACTGTAAAGCTTCTCGGAAATTATTAACTTGAATATATGATTGGGGTTTGGGTCCTTGCTAAACCATTGATGCAAATCATCAATTTCTTTCCACCGGAAAGTATCTAAATTTCTAATGTGAATGCAGGGGTTATGTTGTGAAGAATGTTTGATTTGGACCTTAGACCAACACCCATATGATTGAATCACCTCATATGTCTTATGTTAATGATCTGATTTTAAGCCCTTTGAAcctgattcaaattttaattcaacacggtatatgaatttattttactCAATAGACAAACATTTGGTGTAGCCTTTTTCATCTACATTATATGGTTTACCTTCTCATTCAGATCTTTCTCCCACACTCGCTTTTGTAGAAAATCACTAGAGCAATCTCCAATCTGCTTACATGAGGAGGTTCAATCTGCTTACATGAGGAGGTTCTGTCTTCAATGTTTGAGAACGTGTGAAATATTTTGTGGCTCGAACTCCTTGGCCTTCACAAAATTTAATCCTTAGGAGCTAATGACATTCTTGAAGATAAAATTCAAAAGTAATTTTATATCTTCTTCAAAGATATGACTTGCCTAttccttttaaaaaaatcacagagTTCAAGCATTCTCTTTGTTATTCGATATCTAACTTCATCAAAATCTTGTTTTGAAAACACCGCTGATACTAATAACTAGATAGGGTCGCGGTCCCGAGGGACGTGTTAAATAACTCACTGATTTCTGGCGATTGGATGAAATATCAGGCTGGCggaattataacattttttaaaatatgcttATCGCTTTTTAACTACTAGACGGGGTCATTTTACCCATCCAGCGTTTAAAAAGCGCAcaacatgttaaaattttgttataatcttgGCCGTTGGATATTCATTCCAACAGCCAGAAATCAATAAACTACTTAACACGTCCTTGCTAGCGACTGCCAGGGACTGGTAACAGTAaccatatatttcaaaaaaaacataagGGATAATAATAAGCATGACCAAACTGTTTATCAAATCCAGTTAAGCATGATCTAATCATATAACTAGAATACGATGGTGACTTCCAGCAAGTAAGGGCAAGTGCTATGTATTGCAAAAGAACCAAGTATGTATGAAACAGAAATTTAAGTTCAGCAAAACAATTCAAGTCATATTAGAAATACAGAACCACCAGATCTGTATCAAAAAGACTTACCAATACatgtttagcaaaaaaaaaaaaaaaaaaaggatttaACGATACATGAGAGGCAGGCTTT includes:
- the LOC108200676 gene encoding uncharacterized protein LOC108200676, whose translation is MDEVVEQVENAKKEWEETYNKAQQHINSIHDFGKSRTEKSSSSLPRLNALAQDELGLLNSLVFKLDLLAPQLPSHLQVESALSLLKSWKDQIQRLRLNLRNANLQAKENMRKSAKEERELLLGGGEESTIRRRNLQTKAGMTSAAETITDSLRRTRQLMVQEVERSGSTLMAFEESTGVLKKAESEYKGHRSLLMRTRNLLSTMQRQDVLDRVILALGFLFFSLAVLYVVSKRIGILKLQRTVTAAIRSGMAGQANILQRPGGDGLQPPHVHRNAVPDPGIEVALGQPMHDEL